CGCGACGGGATTGCCTTTGCGCTGCAATTTCAGAAAGACATGAAGTTAGTTGGTGAGGCAAAACACGGCGAAGAGGCCGTGATGCAGTTCGAGCGTTTGCTGCCGGACGTGACTCTGATGGATATTCAAATGCCTGGTATGAACGGCATCGACGCCATCCATGCTATTCGCAAAGTTTCTCCCAGGGCGAAGATCGTCGTACTGACCACTTATGCTGGCGATGTCCAGGCTGCACGTGCCCTTGAAGCGGGAGCGAGCGGGTACCTTCTAAAAAGCATGTTGCGCACAGAGCTCGTTGTTACGATCCGCGAAGTCTATGAGGGGCGGAGGCGCATTTCGCCAGAGATCTCCGCCACACTCTCCGAACATCTCAGCGCGAACGATCTTTCGCCGCGCGAAACAGAGGTGCTCCGTTCTGTGGCCCAGGGGAGATCGAATCGACAGATCGCCGATGCTCTACTGATCTCAGAGGACACAGTCAAGGGACATATGAAAAGCATTATGGCGAAGCTTGATGCGGGGGATCGAACGCAAGCAGTTATCATCGCGATGAAGCGTGGGTTTCTGCAAGCTTGATGCACCATCGATCCATCAAGAGGTGTCGCCAGCGTGTGCGCAGCATTGCTCGCATTATTTTTTTCGCTGTCCTTTTGTTCCAGCCTTCGGCGATCGCTGTCTGTCCCGCTTCTTCCACTCCGAGAACGATTACGGATGTTTCACATTTCAGTTGGACAGCGAAGGATGGAGCCCCACCAGAGGTCGATAGCTTAGCCCAGACGAAAGATGGCTATCTCTGGATTGGGACTTCGTTGGGCCTCTATCGTTTCGATGGTGTTCGATTCACACCGTACCCTGCCTCGGCCGCGAATCCTTCCCTTCCAAGTCGTGCGATCTCTGCGATTGCAGCAGGCGATCAAGGTGGTCTGTGGATTGGTTATGTCTATGCAGGCATCTCTCACCTGTATGGCAATACCCTTGTCAATTACCCTCTTCCGTCGAGCGTTCGTGGAGGAACTAGTATTCAAGCGCTCTCTTGCTGCAGGCAGGATTCAGTATGGGCGTTGGTCGGTAACACCATACTTCGATTGCATGCATCGCAGTGGGAAGATTTTGGTGCACTCAACGGTCTTCCCGCGGAGGCCCATTTCGCCATGTTTTTTGATCGCGAAGGTAATTTGTGGGTTTCAGCGCGTAACAACGTTTATGTTTTGCGAGTTGGCGGGCATCGTTTTTCGAAGGTTAATGTTCGTGTGTATTCGGTCACGCAATTCGCCCAGACGAAAGACGGGACGCTATGGACCAGCGATGCCTGGCGTGGAGTAAGACCGCTGTTTTCCACGTGCAAGAAGCCGGAAGTAGAGATGAAGGTCACGGCGAACATGGTGATCGATCCGGAGGACAACATCTGGTTAGGCAAAGACTATACGGGTGTATCGCGCGTTACATCTAACTTAGTCGGATGTTCGACGCGGACTCCTCAACAACAATTTCGGACGAGTGAAGGCCTTACGTCGAATGTTACGCATGCCCTTTTCAGAGATCGAGACGGAAACATCTGGATCGGAACAGAGCGGGGCATCGACCGCCTACGACCTCGCATGTTCACTCTTTTAGAGGGTAAGACGTTTAACTTCTACCCTGCCCTCGCCGCAACTCCAGCGGGTGCGCTTTGGATCGGAACCCACGAAGAGGGCCTTATTCATGTTAGTGAGAGGGGGATTGTTCCTCTCGGGAGAAGGCATCCCAGTAGTCCTCTTGCGGTTGATGCCGCAGGGGGACTCTGGTTGGGTGACGCGCACGACCATAAGCTGCATCACTACAGCTCACGTGGTTTACATGACAGGGAAGTACCGGGACCCAAAGAAGCCCAGAATGCCGCCGTTCAGGGTATCGTCGTCAAGGCCGATGGGTTCCTTCTTGGGGCCTTCGAAGGACATGGTCTCTGGTCGTATTCGAAGGATTGGAAGAGGGTCTCCGAGGAAGGGCTTACCAACGAGACACCTTCGTCTCTGGTGCAAATTGGAGATTCAACATGGATCGGCTATTCGAACGACCGGCTGGTGCAACTGGTTGGTCACCAGACACGGTTTTTTGCTCCTTCCGACGGTCTTAGGGTTGGCGCGGTGCTATCGATTGTTGAAGACCAAGATAGGATTTGGATCAGCGGCACGGATGGCGTGGCCTTTCTCAAGCAGGATAAATTTCTTCCTCTCCATCTTCTAAGAGCAGATCTCACAGAAGGTGTTTCCGGTATCGTCTTCGACGAGAGCGGAAATCTTTGGCTCAACGGAGGATTGGGCGTTGTGCGGGTACTGAAGAGTGAGTTAGACCTTGCCATGCAGGAGCCCAAATATTTTGCAAGTGCTGTGCTCTATGGAGAGGCCGATGGCATTGTGGGTTCACCCGCCCAGGTGAAGCCTGTTCCCTCGGCAATCAAGGATGGGCGCGGTCGTCTCTGGTTTGCAACCGCAGGCAATCTTGTCTATCTATCCCCCGATTTTATGTCGCAGCCTCGCCCTTTGCCGTCCGTTACGATGCAGTCCGTCTTCGTGAACGGACAAACAGTTTCCAGCTACGGGAATCAACACAGGCTGGTACTTCCAGGTGGTAGAGATAATCGCATCGAGTTCAATTTTGCCGCAGTCGACCTGAATACGCCGTCGCAGGTCTCGTATCGATTCAAGCTCGAAGGGGAAGACAAAGAATGGCAAAATGCTGGAACAAATCGACAGGCGGTCTATGCAAGGTTAAAGCCGGGCGCGTATAGATTTCGGGTTGCCGCAACCAATGGGGAAGACAAATGGAGTGAAGCCGTACCGGCTCTCCTCTTCAATGTGAAGCCAGCGTTTTATCAAACGAAGGGCTTTATTATTCTGTGTGCTTTAGTCGGAGTCGGATTCTTATGGTTTGTCTATCTTCTCCGGATTCGCTATGTTACGGCTCGGATTCGGGACAGGCTTGAGCAAAGGTCTACGGAACGACTTCGCATTGCACGTGAACTTCACGACACTCTGCTTCAATCTATCCACGGACTCATGCTCCGGTTTCATTATGTAGCGGAGTCTATCTCCGAAACAGACCCGTCGCGCGAGATGCTGTGTGAGGCATTGGAGCGGGCTGACGATTTAATCGTCGAGGGAAGAAATCAAGTTCAAGACTTGAGAGGCGAAGGAGAGAGTGAGCGATCGCTGCAGGAAGCTCTCATGCGATTGGTGGAGAAATTTCGTCTTGGCGCCTATCCCGAGATTGACATTACGGAAGAAGGATCGGGCAAGCTTCGGCCTGTGGTGCAAGAGGAGATAAGAAAGGTCTGTCGCGAGGCACTGATTAATGCGTTGAATCACGCCAAGGCTACACGGATCGGGATAGATATTATTCACGCGCACGGATTCTTCGAGGTTAAAATTTCCGACGATGGAATTGGCATTCAAAGCGAAGTCCTCAGAGAATGGGGCGGCCGCGGACACTGGGGATTGAAAGGCATGTCCGAGCGCGCGAAAGCAATTGGGGGAGTCTTGCGCATTCGCACGAAGACACCATCCGGCACGGAGGTAAGCGTGCGCCTTCGTTCTTCGGCTGCGTACCTCGTGACCCATCCGATTACTTCTTTCCTCAAAAAGATATCCGAGCGTATTAAGGCCACCTTGAAAGACATTCGCTAAGATCTCGCGTAGTAAAGACATGCCGAAGGCCTTGAGATCCAAAGAGGCCTAATCAAGCGCGTGACTCATCGCCAACCCACTTCACAAGTGTGCGGAAGAAACCAAATTCCTTTGCGAGTGGCTTCCCATTTTGGAAGGGGCAGAAGAAAAATCATGAATGCTCGACCGATAAGCGCATTAAAACTTGTTAGCCTATTGCCGAAAGTCAAACAAGTTCTATAAATCCGCAATTACCGACCTGTGCCTCGACCTAAAAATCGTTTTGCATTAGTAGAAAGGGCCTGTTGTATAGGCGGGCGTTCTTCTCTCTCAGGACCTTATGCTGCACCGTTATGTTACATACGAGCACCCTGCATTATCTCGTTCTCCTGCCTTGACCCGCTCCAATGGATGATTTAGCACTGACGTCGATTGAGAAAGCCATAGAAGATAGTCCAATCGGAAGTCAAAATTTACTGGGACCTCAATAGAAATGCCTCAGCTCTTGAAAGCGCTCTTAGCAAACACTAGAGCTGCATTTCGTACCGCCTGCTCTTGGAGAAAATAACTCTGTGAAAAACCCTGTATTGACTCTGTTTTTCTGCTTCTGCCTGTGCGCACGCTCTCAATCTCCCTCCACTCAAATCACACCCTCGAACGATACGGGAACTTCTCAACCTGGTAGCTACTCCGCACCGCTCGGTTCGGTGAATCTCACCAATGGAAATTTGAGCCTGTCGATCCCTTTGCTCTCTCTTCCATTTCGGGGGGAAGCCGGATTCGCTTTGGCCTTACAGTACGACAGCAAAATCTGGCAATCCCGCTTCACGATCAATCAGACGGACGCTACCGTGAGTTGGGTCTACGAGCAGCCGGGCGCTGCCGTTGGAGCTATGGGGTGGCATCTCAACTTGCCGTATCTGAGCCCGCCCAAACTCGTTAGCGATGACCAGGGCAATCTGACCTCGCTTGGAGAAGAAATTCTCACGATGCCCGATGGAAGCAAGTTCTCCATTGCTGCGGCGCAGAGTGGGCTTGATGCGGAGGATGGCTCGGGGGCGCACATGGAGTTTACGCCCGGATCTCCCTGGACGAGCGGACCTACGAACATCACCGTTCGGCTTGCGAACGGATTGCAGATCCATTTCCCCACTGCAGGCTCTGTGGCGGATCGAATCACTGACCGCAACGGAAACTATCTCAGCATCGTAAATAACGTCATCACGGATTCTGCCGGACATCAGATCACTCTTCATCCTCACACGGGAGGTCAGTACTCTTACTACGATCAGGTGTTTTATTCGGATTCAAACGGGATGCAGCAACATATCGATTTCACTGTTCAGAGCCACACGTTCTTTACGACGACTCCGGACTGCCATGCCCCAAACTTCAATACGAATAACAATGGGGTCGCGTGCCCATTCACATATCCTCTTCCCGCAAATAACACGTGCAACACGGGCGTTTGTTACCAATCGATTCACAACACGCAACCAAATCTCAACGTTCCATACCCGATGTTGACGAGCGTTAAGTTTCCGGATAATTCCACCTACGCGTTCGAATACAACGAGTACGGCGAAATCACCAAAGTCTCTTACCCCACGGGTGGCTATTCGCAATACGGGTATGTCTTGATGGCGCACGGGGAAACATACTGGTACGACGGCGAGCTGTTGAATACCGACTTTAGAGAGGTCAGCTGGCAATCGATGTGTCCCAGTTCAACGGGCAGTTGTGCGGCAGCCGACATTGAGCGTACCGACTTCGCGCCGGTATTGGGTGGAAATCCCAATCAGGCTGTGCCGCAGGCTAGCGCCAGAGCAAACTCTCAGAACACGGTCACAGTGACGAAAAACGGCGCTATCCTGGCCAAGTCGGTCCATAACTACGTCGATCCGACGGCCGAGAGTATGGGTTACGAGAGCCCTCTGGAAACGTCTCAGGTCAACTTTGATACTGACGGCGCTACAGCCTTGACGGCAACCCGAACGCAGTACATTTTCTACCCAAACAACTTTGCTCTTCCTTCCAAGGTAACCACATACCTTTGCAGCGGAGCTTCGTCGCTGAGCGCTACGACAACGCTGGAGTATGCGTCCATGGATCACCGTGTGATGCGACCCATCGCGCTTCCGTATTGGAGTCAAACTCCTAATTCGGTTTCGCTGCCAATCGCTGCGGCTGTGTCCACTAAGGCGGAATATGGTTTTGTCTCCCGCTCGGATTGCGGCGCATCAGATCCTCCTGCAAGCAGCTACGGCTCGCTTTTACGTAGGGAAGTGGCTTCCTATGGTTTGAGCGATTCAAACTATCTCGCCGCCCGTCTATTAACTCTTCCGATGTCTTCGACGATCTTTGATGGCGCGGGATCGCAGGTCGCTGCCACTACAAACGAGTACGACGTCTATGCGGGAACGAACCATGCGGCTCTGGCAGTCTCTTCGGCTGCCAATCTCACTACCGCCTATGGGGGAACGCGAAGGGGAAATCTTACTGGCGTTTCCCGTTGGGTGTCAGGCAACTCCTGGGTCGGTAGTTACCGGCAGTACTATGACACGGGCTCAATCGCAGCTGACGTCGATGCTTTGGGCGCTGCGACTCACTATGCATACGACTCGACATACCTGGCTCCCACCACGATTACAGATGCGTTGGGGCATCCTGCGTCTCGCTCTTACTACGGATCTACCGGACTATTGCACACGTCGACAGACTTGAATTCGAATGTCACCACCTACGCGTACGACGCCCTGCAACGACCTACGACCATCCAGTATCCAATTGGCACCACGACCATTCAGAGACCGAGTACGACTCAGATTCAAACGCTCATAGCGCAGAGCAGTGCAGCGAATCAGGAAACCGATACTTTTCTGGATGGCATTGGACGCACAATCGAATCACAACATATGGACCCCGATCACCACACCTGCAGTGGCGGCGTCATCCATACGACAACCTCGTACAGAATGTTAGGACAGTTCGCAAGCGTCTCCAACCCATTCTGCACTCCATCTGACGCGACCTACGACCTCACCTTGTTTACCTACGACGGTGCCGGTCGACGCACCCGAACTACCCACCAAGGGGATGGAAGCTATTCAGGGAAAAGCTATAGCCTGAACGTTGCGGATTCTTTCGATGAAGCCGGAAAGCACAGGCAGCTAACGACAGATGCGCTGGGCAGGCTTACAGATGTGTACGAGCCGGAGGGCGCCTCCAGCAGCCCCACGATGCATACGGTGTACGGCTATAACGCGCTTGGAGATCTGCTGTCGGTAACGCAGTATGGGCAGACAGGTGATTCCGCGCGATTGCGTAGTTTTTCTTATGACGGATTATCTCGTTTGATCACCGCGACGAATCCGGAGACGGGGACGATTTGCTACGGCGTTTGGAATGGATCGAATTGCATCAATGGTTACGATGCGAACGGGAATCTCGCGAACAAGACGGATGCCCGGAACGTCTCTGTGAACTACGGCTACGACGCGTTGAATCGGCTGATTTGGAAGCACTATTCGGATGGAACGCCGCCTGCGGCTTTTGGCTATGACGGGTTTGCGGAGGACGGTACGACGCCCGTAGCGGGTGCAACGAACTCGATTGGACGGCTGTCTCACAGTTCAAATCAGATCAATGTAGCCGCCAACTACGGATACGATGCGATGGGACGGCAAATCAGGGAAGCCGTCTGTGTTCCGAGTGATTGTTCTTATGGGAAGACCGTTTCCGCAGGGTACGATCTTGCGGGGAATCTGATTGATTTGACGTATCCGGATGGGCGTAAGGTTCACCAGACCTACGACGCAGCGGGTAGGATGGCCGGAGTGAATTACACCGCTTGGAATGGTGTGGCGAAGAATCAGGCTTATCTGACAGTGGCTGAACCTCCCGGAGGCTATGACGCCGCAGGGCATGTGGTGAGCGCAACGTTTGGCAACAATGTCGGTTTCAATGCCAGCTATGACAATCGAGAGCGGGTGAAGACGTTGGCTTACGGACCATCGTCGACGCCCTTTTGGTCGAAGCAATATGGTTGGACAGCGAACAGCAACTTACAAAGCCAGACCGATCTTGTAGCGGGTGTTCAGCGGCAGTTTGCGTATGACAATCTCAATCGGCTGACGGCGGCGCAGGACATCTTCTGGAATGTTGCCGGAATGGGTGCATCGGGCGGGACAGGGAGTTCTTCCGGCAGCGGTACCGGCACTGTCAGTCCACCTTCGGCGGGCGGAGCTACGCCGCAATGGACCGATCCCGATGATTCGAATGTTCTGCTCAATCCGGACATGCCGGGAGCGAACGGCTGGGGGATGGGTGCCGAAGCCCGTTCCACGATCACCAATGGAGTGGCGGCTCCAGATGGAACGATGACCGCGTCCAATCTCACCGCCAACTCTAATGCAACGGATACATTAGCTACGGATGCTGTGGCGAATCCTTATCTTTACAGTGGTGAGACGATGACTGGATCAGTATGGCTGCGGTCGCCGTCGGGAACACGCAACATCTATCTCTTGCTGCTTCAAACGGGGTCTGCAGGATTTACCGCAGCAGCTTCGAAGCTCGTAACGGTGACTACAACTTGGCAACAATTCCAGCTAAGCGGACCGACGCAGAGTGGCCTTAGTTCTCTTTATCTGCAAATAGGCGGAAGCTCTTCGATCAGCAATGGTGCAACTGTTTCCTTTTGGAATCCAATGGTCGAAGATTCGGGCCATTCCGGCGCGACGATCACGAATTTTTTGCCCTATTCCCAGCGGTTCACCGGGGCGTCCTGGTCTCCCGCGTCGGCTACTGTCACGGAAAATGCGGCGCAAGCGCCCGACGGCACGAATACGGCAGCTGTAGTGACAGCCACGAGCCCGACCGACAGCTATATCACCGACACAGTAGCGAATCCAGCTCCGTACAGCGGTCTACCGGTTACTGGCTCGATATGGCTCCGATCCGCAAGCGGCCCTCAATCTATTTTGCTCACCCTTATCAATTTTTACGGGGCGAGCGGATTTACAGCATTGGGTGCCAAAACGGTTACCGTTACTTCAGATTGGCAGCGATTTGAAGTAGGGGGCATAAATCAAACCACCTTGACAGAACTTCAGTTACAGGTCGGCGGTGGCTTGACCTTCAAAAGTGGACAGAGCATTCAAATCTGGGGGGCTCAGCTGGAATTGGCTTCGAGCGCGGGGCCGTATGTGGCAACTGGTGGAAGCGCTGTAAGTGCAGGCACGAACCTCACAAATCTTTTGCCCTATTCGCAGCAATGGAACGCGGCGAGTTGGGGAGGAACACTGAATGTACTCGTTACGGCGAACGCTGCCACGGCCCCGGACGGATCGAACACTGGAATTCAAGGCGTCGCAGTAAGTGGACAGAGCGACGCGTGGTTGATCAACGATGTAAGCCATCCCTCGATGTATGACGGTGAGACCATCACCGGCTCTGTTTTTCTCCGAATACCGAGCGGTTCGCGATCCATCAACATTTACCTTGCGGCAGAAAACGCTTCAGGCCGCACCTATCTTAAAACACAAACGATCCAGTTAACTACGGACTGGAAGCGCTTCACCATGACAGGACAGCTTCCAACAGGTCTCACCCGCCTTTTCCTTCAGGTCGGGGGAGCGAACAGCCTCAGTTCTGGTCAAGTTGTCGATGTCTGGGGCACGCAGATAGAGATGGCTTCGTCCGCTGGTCCGTATGTGATGACGAGTGCCCTGCCTGTGGTCGCGGGAAAAGAGCTCGTCAATATCCTGCCTAGTTCCCAGCAGACGAATGGTCCTGGCTGGGGCTTGGCCAACGGATCCATGGTTCTCAATAATGCAATCGCTCCAGATGGCACCGCCACTGCAACCACCATTACAGCCGATCCGACGACAACGGATGCGTACATCGGCGATGCGGTTCCGAATCCCTCGCTTTACGACCAACAGACCGTTACCGGATCGGTGTATCTGCGGGCAGCCAGTGGCAGCCTGAACATCAATCTGTACCTAACGAATGTGGGAGAAAACGGATGGAGTGCTCCGTCCTCCAAGCAAGTGACCGTGACGACTACTTGGCAGAGGTTCTCGATTACTGGCACAAATCAAAATGGCCTTACCGGGCTTTTTCTCCAAATCGGTGGAGGAGGCTCGTTTAGCCAGAGTCAGAGCATACAGGTGTGGGGTGCGCAGATGGTGATCGGAACCGACCCCGCACCGTATACACCGACGAACAGTTCCACCACGCAGTATGCGACCGGGACACCGGGAACGCTGGTGACCAACGGGCTTAATGAGGCGTATGCGTATGATTCCTTCGGCAATATCCTGCAGAACAACAGCTTCCACGCGACCTACGACGCGAACAACCGGATGTCGGGCTACAGCTACGATGCGGCGGGCAACCTGCTGTCGAATGGCGTGACGAACGTCATGACGTGGGATGCGGAGAACCGCATCCGGACTGTGGGCGGGGCAACCTATATCTACGACGCCGAAGGCAATCGCGTGGAGAAGCAGGGAGTCGGCGTAACCGACACGATCTACTTCGGTGGCAGGCCGATCGCGTGACTGACGGCGGGGCAGTGGACCGACCTCATCTATGGCCCCAGCGGCCTGCTGGCCGAAGTTCCAGGGACGGAGAATGGCGCCCCGGTCTATCGCATGACCGATCACCTGGGGACGCAGGTCGGAAGCATGCTGGCCGATGGCACCTTCGTGAATCCCATGGACTACAAGCCCTTCGGGCAGGTCTTAGCGGGCAATACCAGTGATCCTTATCTGTTTACCGGCAAAGAAAGGGATGGAGAGTCAGGGTTGGATTACTTCGGGGCCAGGTACTACGCCAGCAATATGGGAAGGTGGATGAGCCCCGATTGGAGAGTAAATATACAACCAGTTCCGTATGCAAGTTTGGACGATCCGCAGTCCCTAAACTTGTATATGTATGTACGAAACAATCCACTTAGCGGATTCGATCCTGATGGCCACAATTGGTTCACGGACTTCTTAAACGGGCTAGCCGATTCGACATATAGACCCATTGTGCATATCGTTGAACATCCTATCGCAACGGCACAGGGAGTAGGCGCTGCTGTGGCTCATCCCATCGTGACAGGCAGAGCCATAGGGACAGCCGTGAAAGACACGGTCGTAGCGGCCGCTCATGGAGACGGTAGAGCGATAGGACAAATCGTCGGAACAGTAGGCACAGCAATCGCAGGTGGCGCTATCTCGAGAGGTGCAGGCATCGCTGGTGAAGCAGGTGCAGAGGCTGGAGGTTTTGTTGGTGGAACGACCTCAGTCACAACCGAAGAAACTTATGCGGCCCGGTTAGCTGAAGCTCAGGAGGCCTACCCCAACAAAGCTGGCACTATCGAGAATCATCACATTGCGCCAAAGTACCTCGGGGGTGCCGCTAGTGGGCCTACGATACCTCTTGATGGTGCTTATCATCAGATGATCACAAACGAGTTCCGAAATCTTGCTCCTTACGGTACTGGACCTGTTTCTCCTCAACAAATGCAGAATCTTCAGGATTCTGTTTATTCGAAATTTCCTCTTCCACCAGGATCAAACTAGCCATGAATACTAAAACACAAGTAATCATTTCGGATCTAGCTAAAATGCTAGGCGTACACGTTCGTAAGATAAACATGCGCGATCCAAACGTCTTCCACCGGGAACGAGGCAGCATAGCGGAAGACCCTGAAATTTTATCTTTTACAGAAGCCGTTCGATTCGAATGCGAATCTTTCAAAGCCGAGATTCGGGGCAATGGATCGTACTTGGTATTAGAGCTAAAAGCTGCTTTGAATGGGGGTACGTGGTCAGTCAACGCACCAGATCAAATTACTCTTACTCGCAGAGTGCAAAACGTATTTGCCGGTGATATCGGATCTCTTTTTGCCGTAGGGGCTAGACTCTCGCCGGAAGCAGAACAGATAATTCAACAGGAGGCATTTCAAAGCCTCTTGAAAGAACTAAAATTGGGGCCTCACGAGAGCCTCCACTTCTATAAAAACGCCGTCACATACTATGCACTATCGGTGGATACTGCAAAATTCTTGGAGCGAATGAATTTCATCTGTCGCTTCGTTGCAGGGATCGCTCAACCGAAGAAAACGTTGCAAACCATTGATCTGCCGAGACCCTTTGCAGAGTTAAATGACTGTGCTCAGGAGTGGGCAATCAGCGATGACGCCGAGCGAGCCGGGGCAATCGAAGCCGCTTCCACCGAAAAGCTTAGAAGATTGGTGGAGAAAATTGATCCTATGGTGCGTGAGATCAATGCTTATCTAGATACTCATTCAGGAGAAAAAGAAGCTGTTTTGGCAAGTTTGGCTGAGACGGCATCAGAGGCAAAACTCGCGCTGGAACAGGAAGATAGAGCGCATCATGATCGGAAATAGTCCCCATAGGTATTGTTACGATGCGGACAGACTTTGGTTACGATCGCACATCGCAGCAAGTACATTTGTTCTGTTTTAGCGCATCCCGTTTTACCGGCAAAGAAAGAGATGGAGAATCGGGACTGGACTATTTCGTGGCCATATACTCCAGCAGTATGGGCCGGTGGATGAGCCTAGACTGGGCCGCGATATTAGCCTTTCCCCTGCGCAAAGCATGGCGATGCTCAGTTAGCGGATCGCTGGCCGGTGTATCCTCCGGCACGTATTAGTTTTCGGCGCGAACGTATGGCTTCGGCCGGAGGATCTAAGTTGCTGGTCTCGATCCCGGAGCTGGTCGTCACGCCGCCGGGGCAAAGTCTCCGAGGTGAGAATGAAATACCAGGTGGTTCTACAATTTGCGACGGCAGGAATGAGTCAATTCGGTGAGCTGGTGGCTTTGGAGGAAGGCCTGATTCAAAACCTCCCGCCACCTTCCGAGGTGGATGGTCACGACTTCGGATCGGGTGAATTCAATATCTTCATCTTGACCGATCAGCCCAGAGAAACTTTCGATGCAGCGCGAAAACTGATAGAAAAAGGCTTCTTTCAGAGCCA
This genomic stretch from Terriglobus saanensis SP1PR4 harbors:
- a CDS encoding response regulator, with amino-acid sequence MESVPDHSMPQIKEIRILCVDDHPLIRDGIAFALQFQKDMKLVGEAKHGEEAVMQFERLLPDVTLMDIQMPGMNGIDAIHAIRKVSPRAKIVVLTTYAGDVQAARALEAGASGYLLKSMLRTELVVTIREVYEGRRRISPEISATLSEHLSANDLSPRETEVLRSVAQGRSNRQIADALLISEDTVKGHMKSIMAKLDAGDRTQAVIIAMKRGFLQA
- a CDS encoding sensor histidine kinase produces the protein MRSIARIIFFAVLLFQPSAIAVCPASSTPRTITDVSHFSWTAKDGAPPEVDSLAQTKDGYLWIGTSLGLYRFDGVRFTPYPASAANPSLPSRAISAIAAGDQGGLWIGYVYAGISHLYGNTLVNYPLPSSVRGGTSIQALSCCRQDSVWALVGNTILRLHASQWEDFGALNGLPAEAHFAMFFDREGNLWVSARNNVYVLRVGGHRFSKVNVRVYSVTQFAQTKDGTLWTSDAWRGVRPLFSTCKKPEVEMKVTANMVIDPEDNIWLGKDYTGVSRVTSNLVGCSTRTPQQQFRTSEGLTSNVTHALFRDRDGNIWIGTERGIDRLRPRMFTLLEGKTFNFYPALAATPAGALWIGTHEEGLIHVSERGIVPLGRRHPSSPLAVDAAGGLWLGDAHDHKLHHYSSRGLHDREVPGPKEAQNAAVQGIVVKADGFLLGAFEGHGLWSYSKDWKRVSEEGLTNETPSSLVQIGDSTWIGYSNDRLVQLVGHQTRFFAPSDGLRVGAVLSIVEDQDRIWISGTDGVAFLKQDKFLPLHLLRADLTEGVSGIVFDESGNLWLNGGLGVVRVLKSELDLAMQEPKYFASAVLYGEADGIVGSPAQVKPVPSAIKDGRGRLWFATAGNLVYLSPDFMSQPRPLPSVTMQSVFVNGQTVSSYGNQHRLVLPGGRDNRIEFNFAAVDLNTPSQVSYRFKLEGEDKEWQNAGTNRQAVYARLKPGAYRFRVAATNGEDKWSEAVPALLFNVKPAFYQTKGFIILCALVGVGFLWFVYLLRIRYVTARIRDRLEQRSTERLRIARELHDTLLQSIHGLMLRFHYVAESISETDPSREMLCEALERADDLIVEGRNQVQDLRGEGESERSLQEALMRLVEKFRLGAYPEIDITEEGSGKLRPVVQEEIRKVCREALINALNHAKATRIGIDIIHAHGFFEVKISDDGIGIQSEVLREWGGRGHWGLKGMSERAKAIGGVLRIRTKTPSGTEVSVRLRSSAAYLVTHPITSFLKKISERIKATLKDIR
- a CDS encoding phage head spike fiber domain-containing protein, coding for MKNPVLTLFFCFCLCARSQSPSTQITPSNDTGTSQPGSYSAPLGSVNLTNGNLSLSIPLLSLPFRGEAGFALALQYDSKIWQSRFTINQTDATVSWVYEQPGAAVGAMGWHLNLPYLSPPKLVSDDQGNLTSLGEEILTMPDGSKFSIAAAQSGLDAEDGSGAHMEFTPGSPWTSGPTNITVRLANGLQIHFPTAGSVADRITDRNGNYLSIVNNVITDSAGHQITLHPHTGGQYSYYDQVFYSDSNGMQQHIDFTVQSHTFFTTTPDCHAPNFNTNNNGVACPFTYPLPANNTCNTGVCYQSIHNTQPNLNVPYPMLTSVKFPDNSTYAFEYNEYGEITKVSYPTGGYSQYGYVLMAHGETYWYDGELLNTDFREVSWQSMCPSSTGSCAAADIERTDFAPVLGGNPNQAVPQASARANSQNTVTVTKNGAILAKSVHNYVDPTAESMGYESPLETSQVNFDTDGATALTATRTQYIFYPNNFALPSKVTTYLCSGASSLSATTTLEYASMDHRVMRPIALPYWSQTPNSVSLPIAAAVSTKAEYGFVSRSDCGASDPPASSYGSLLRREVASYGLSDSNYLAARLLTLPMSSTIFDGAGSQVAATTNEYDVYAGTNHAALAVSSAANLTTAYGGTRRGNLTGVSRWVSGNSWVGSYRQYYDTGSIAADVDALGAATHYAYDSTYLAPTTITDALGHPASRSYYGSTGLLHTSTDLNSNVTTYAYDALQRPTTIQYPIGTTTIQRPSTTQIQTLIAQSSAANQETDTFLDGIGRTIESQHMDPDHHTCSGGVIHTTTSYRMLGQFASVSNPFCTPSDATYDLTLFTYDGAGRRTRTTHQGDGSYSGKSYSLNVADSFDEAGKHRQLTTDALGRLTDVYEPEGASSSPTMHTVYGYNALGDLLSVTQYGQTGDSARLRSFSYDGLSRLITATNPETGTICYGVWNGSNCINGYDANGNLANKTDARNVSVNYGYDALNRLIWKHYSDGTPPAAFGYDGFAEDGTTPVAGATNSIGRLSHSSNQINVAANYGYDAMGRQIREAVCVPSDCSYGKTVSAGYDLAGNLIDLTYPDGRKVHQTYDAAGRMAGVNYTAWNGVAKNQAYLTVAEPPGGYDAAGHVVSATFGNNVGFNASYDNRERVKTLAYGPSSTPFWSKQYGWTANSNLQSQTDLVAGVQRQFAYDNLNRLTAAQDIFWNVAGMGASGGTGSSSGSGTGTVSPPSAGGATPQWTDPDDSNVLLNPDMPGANGWGMGAEARSTITNGVAAPDGTMTASNLTANSNATDTLATDAVANPYLYSGETMTGSVWLRSPSGTRNIYLLLLQTGSAGFTAAASKLVTVTTTWQQFQLSGPTQSGLSSLYLQIGGSSSISNGATVSFWNPMVEDSGHSGATITNFLPYSQRFTGASWSPASATVTENAAQAPDGTNTAAVVTATSPTDSYITDTVANPAPYSGLPVTGSIWLRSASGPQSILLTLINFYGASGFTALGAKTVTVTSDWQRFEVGGINQTTLTELQLQVGGGLTFKSGQSIQIWGAQLELASSAGPYVATGGSAVSAGTNLTNLLPYSQQWNAASWGGTLNVLVTANAATAPDGSNTGIQGVAVSGQSDAWLINDVSHPSMYDGETITGSVFLRIPSGSRSINIYLAAENASGRTYLKTQTIQLTTDWKRFTMTGQLPTGLTRLFLQVGGANSLSSGQVVDVWGTQIEMASSAGPYVMTSALPVVAGKELVNILPSSQQTNGPGWGLANGSMVLNNAIAPDGTATATTITADPTTTDAYIGDAVPNPSLYDQQTVTGSVYLRAASGSLNINLYLTNVGENGWSAPSSKQVTVTTTWQRFSITGTNQNGLTGLFLQIGGGGSFSQSQSIQVWGAQMVIGTDPAPYTPTNSSTTQYATGTPGTLVTNGLNEAYAYDSFGNILQNNSFHATYDANNRMSGYSYDAAGNLLSNGVTNVMTWDAENRIRTVGGATYIYDAEGNRVEKQGVGVTDTIYFGGRPIA